The sequence GGAGCAAGTGGCCTTCTACCAGAAACAACTGGCGTACCTGCAACAGCAGAAGAGCTGGAGCGATACGCTGGAAAAGCAGCTCACGCAAGAGCAGCAGGCATTCGAGGAGAAACATCCACGTCGCTACAACAAGGTCTACTTCAACGGCCCGATCGATACCCTGGAAGTCAGCGTGCTGGATTTTTCCTCAGCGACCGTGACGCGTAAACCGCTGGATCTGCCGATTCGCACGTTCAATCAGCACACCACGGAGAAAACCATCCAGCCACTGGATCCGTCAGTGACGGTTTACGACGACCTGGCGGTCAACTGGCTCAAGGGTGCGAGCCTCACCGAAGAACAACTGAAGGCAGGCATTCGCATCCATCAATCCGTGGAAGAACCGAGCGCTGCCCGCATCGAGTTCTCCCATCGCCGTACGTTCAACGATGAATTGCTGGGCGATGATTTCAATCCGGGCGTCAGCCCCGTCACGTTTTTCACCGAAAAGCGCAGCGGCAAGCTCGATGAGCCGATCGAACTGCCGCCCGAGGCGTATCAAGTCGATCCGCTGCGCGCGACGATTACTTACGATTTGAATCTGTTCCCGGAAACCCCGGCGATTGCCGTCGGCTCAATGCCGCTGTTTCTCGCCACGGTGGCGAAACAGACGTACGACGCCAAGTCACTGCCCAAAGGCCTGGAGATCAAGAACAACATGCTGGTGGTGGACCTGAAACTGTTTGCGCCCAACGAATGGCGTTTCTTCGTCAAGGATGACAGCGGCAGCTATCTCAAGCAGATCCTTTCAGTCAGCCACGACGCGGGCGCAGAAGGCCCGGCGTTGTTTGGCGTGCATTACTTTTATGGCCGCCCAAGCCACGTGGAAACCTATCAGCGAACCGACCTCGCTACCGTGCAATACGGCTTTGAGGTCAAACTCGACAAGGCGCCAATGCCTGAGACTGCGCCTTGAAGTGCAGGATCAAAAGATCGCAGCCTGCGGCAGCTCCTGCAGGCGTAGATCCTAATTCAGGCTGCGGCCACGTCCACCGTTGATCTGCCGCAGCTGGGCTTGCAGGTGCAGGCTCCAGATCTGCGGATCGTCGGCCAGTTCGTAACCATGCAAGGTCAGGCTTTCGACAATGGTGTCGAGTATCGATTCAGCGGCGACCGGCCCATGAAACGGGCCCTGCGCCTTGATGGCGGAAGGTTGTTCGCCGGCCATGCCGGCGGCGAAGAGCAGCGTCCACATGCCGTTATCGCCGGCCAACGGCTTGATGGCGCATTCGATTCGGGTCACCAGACCCAGACATTGACGGGTGAGACAGAGGTTGCGCGACATGGCGGCGACCCTCGGTGAAGCCGGTATTCAGCCCCCACGGGAGGACTGGCTCGATCCAGTGATACTGTCGATATCCTTGAGCTGAGAATAGAAGAAAAGTGCGCTGCGCAAGCTGGATAGAACCAGAAGGCGCCGAATGGTCATTGTGTGAATATTGGCGTCAGAGATGTGGCGAATTCCCTGAAGATCAACACAAAACAAATGTAGGAGTGAGCCTGCTCGCGAATGCGGAGTGTCAGGCAACTTATTCGTCGTCTGATACAGCGTTTTCGCGAGCAGGCTCGCTCCCACAGTTTGTGACCGCGTTTAGGCTCAGGCCGGTTTGGCTTCGGCCAAAGCCTCCTGCGCCAGTTCTTTCTCGGCTTCCTTGAGGTCTTCTTCGCTGATCATCTCAGCGATGTCGCGCAAGCGCTCGACCACCCGTGCGTTGATACTGCCTTCCGGGAATTCGCCGTCGGCATTCGGCTCACCGGCCGGCTCGCCCACTAGCAGACTTAGCGCCTCGTCAGCCTGACGCACCGCGTACACGTGGAACTGCCCGGCACGCACCGCCGCCAGGACCTTCTCATCGAGCATCAGCGTGGCAACGTTGGCCTGCGGAATGATCGCGCCCTGCTCGCCAGTCAAGCCGCGTGCTTCGCAGAGGCGGAAGAAGCCTTCGATCTTCTCGTTGACTCCGCCCACTGCCTGCACTTCACCGAACTGGTTGATTGAACCGGTGATCGCGAAGCACTGCTTCAACGGCGTTTTCGACAGCGCCGAAATCAGTGTGCACGCCTCGCCCAACGACGCACTGTCGCCATCGACGTAACCGTAGGATTGCTCGAGTGCGATGCTCGCGGAAATCGCCAGCGGGAATTCCTGAGCGTAACGGCTGCCCAGATACCCGGTGAGGATCATCACGCCTTTGGAGTGGATCGGTTGACCAAGGTTAACCTCACGCTCGATGTCGACGATGCCGCTGCCGCCCGGGTACACCGTGGCGGAAATCCGCGCCGGCACACCGAACGCCGAATCGCCGACTTCGAGTACGGTCAGACCGTTGCACTTGCCGACCGCCGCGCCATCGGTGTCGATGAGGATGATCCCGGCGAGCATGTCGTCGAGAATCCGCGCCGACACACGACCAGTCCGTGTGGCTTTGGCTTTCAGCGCGCGTTCGATGTGCCCGGCATCGGTCATTTCATCGCCAGCCAGATGACGGATGAAATCCGCCTCGCTGACCAGTTGGAACAGATCGCCGATGCGCGCCGACAAACGCCCTTGGTGTTCGGCCAGACGTGCGCTGTAAGTGGCCAGACGCGCCACCGCATCGGCAGTCAGCGGTGCCATGCCTTCTTCCGAGGTACGGGTTTTCAAGAGCTGGGCAAATTGCTCCAGACTCTCGTCGACCATCGGGATGTCTTCGTCGAAATCCACCAGAACGCGGAACATCTCCTGGAAGTCCGGATCGAGGTCTTGCAGCGTGTAGTAAAGCGAACGCGCACCGATAATGATGACTTTGACCTGCAACGGAATGTGCTGCGGGTTGAGGGTCACGGTGGCGAAACGGCCCATCTCGCCCAGCGGTGATTCCATTTTCAGTTTGCGCGATTGCAGGGCGCGTTTCAGCGCGTCCCACACGAACGGCTCGCTGAGCATTTTTTCCGCTTCAAGAATCAGGAAACCGCCGTTGGCGCGGTGCAAGGCACCGGGACGCAACTGGCGATAGGTGGTGTAGAGCGCCCCCTGATCGGTGGTGTATTCGATGCGACCGAAGAGGTTTTCGTAAGTCGGGTGCGGCTCGAACACCACCGGCGCACCGCCGCTGGCCGGATGCCCGACCACCAGGCTTGGCGCGTATTGCTCTTCCAGCAGCTTGCGCGCAACGGCGTCGGTCTTGCTGTCGTCGACCAGTTGCTCGACCACGGTTTTCAACAGATAGACCTGCATCGCTTGCAGGTAACCGCACACCGCAGCGTTTTCCGCGTACTTCTCCGACAACGGCGACAACAATGGCTGCAAGGCCAGGGTGATGGTTTCTTCGTTGAGCGAGCGCAGTTGATTGTTCGACTCGCGCTTCCATTGCGGCAGGCTGGCGAGTTCTTCGTTCAGACGTTCTTCGAGGCCGGAAATGTCATCGTGGAAACGCTCACGATCGGCTTCCGGCAACTGAGCGAATTCCGCTTCGTCCAGCGCTTTACCGTCGAGCATCGGTGTGAAGGCAATGTTGCTGGCGTCGCGATACAGGGCGACGTCTTTTTCCAGGGCCAGGCGCTCGATGATGTCGAGGGCCTTGTCGTAGCGCTGGTTGAAGGCGCGGTCGATGGCGCTTTTCTTCTGCTGGTAGGAAGGGTGCTCGAACACCGCGGGAAATGTCGCCAGCAGGTTGTCGATCAAGCCGTTGATGTCACCGATAAAGGCGCCGGCCGTGCCCGAAGGCAACTCCAGGGCTCGCGGTTCGCGCGGCTCATCGAAATTGTTGACGTAGACCCAGTCCGCCGGGGTCTGCAGGCGTTTGCCTTCGGCCTTCAGGTAGCGTTTGACGAACGAGAAGCGGCCGGTGCCGGGCTCGCCCATGACGAATACGTTGTAACCGGGGCGTGGCATGGCCACACCGAACTGCAAGGCTTCGACCGCGCGTTCCTGGCCGAGCACACCGCGAAAGGGCTCCAGATCATTGGTGGTAGTGAAGCTGAACTGTTCAGCGGAAAACGGACGGGTCAGCGCTTCGGGCGCAAGACGCAAGCTGGCAGCAACAGGATCAGGCATCGGGCTTCCTTAACAATCAGGCGGGGCAGATAGCGGCATTCTGGCGCCGCCCGTGCCCCACTGGCAAGGCGCGCCACACTACAAAGCATAGACAACCGCCCGCCCCTGCCCCGGCACCCATGAAATCGGGGTTATCGCCAAATCTTTTGTAAAAACTCACGGAACCGCAGGAACGTGCCTAAACTCCAAACTGCGCGGCTGGAACTAATACTGGCCCACTGGCACCGCCAGGTGTCAGAACCCTGTCCATTGGTATGCACACAAAGAGAAAAAAGCTATGAAACGGATTCTTCTCGGTACTCTCTTCACCGCTGTATCCATCAACGCAATGGCGCAAGCTCCAGGCGGCCCGGATTGCGGTTGGGGCAACATGCTGTTCGAAGGTCAGCGTGGCACCCCGGCGCACTTCCTCGCTTCCACCACCAACGGCACGTCCGGTAACGCCACCTTCGGGATGACGTCCGGCACCAACGGTTGCTCGACCAACGCATCGCTGACCTACGGCGGCAAATCCTGGTTTGCCATGAATGGCATGATGAACGAGCTGTCCGAAGACATGGCCAAAGGCAACGGCGAAGCGCTGACGACTTATGCCGTGGTACTGGGCGTGGCGCCGGAAGATCGCGCGCACTTCGCGGCTGTGACTCACGAGCACTTCCAGCAGATCTTCAGCAAGGCTGACGTGACCGCTGAAGACGTGCATACCAACACCCTGGCCGTACTGAAATCGGATCCTCGTCTGGCCAAGTACGCAACTCAGGCTTAAGCTCGGCCCCACCCGCTTCCTTCGGGAAGCGGGTTTTGTTTTTTCGGCCCGCCCTCCTTGGGTCTTTATTTCTTTCCTGTTCAAGTTGCCGACTATGCTCAAACGCCTTGCCTGGCTGGCGCTCTGTGTCTGCGCCCCGCTGTCCGCCGCGCCAACCATCGACCCTCAACGTTTGCAGCAACTGGCCAACGACCGTTTCTGGATTTCCCTCGGTCACTACGAAACCGCCAAGCTTGGTGGCTGGCGCAGTTATGTCAGCGACAAGAAATTCTTTCTCGCGCCCGATGGCAATGAACATCCCGATCATGAACTGGCGGCCACCGTGCAAGCGCTGTACGCCCCGGCCAGTCTCGGCGAGCAACATGCGCAATGCGTTTATCCGGCGCGCACTCGCTGGTTGAAAGCGCAGCTCAACCTGACCGA comes from Pseudomonas sp. RU47 and encodes:
- a CDS encoding PA4575 family protein yields the protein MSRNLCLTRQCLGLVTRIECAIKPLAGDNGMWTLLFAAGMAGEQPSAIKAQGPFHGPVAAESILDTIVESLTLHGYELADDPQIWSLHLQAQLRQINGGRGRSLN
- a CDS encoding Lon protease family protein — its product is MPDPVAASLRLAPEALTRPFSAEQFSFTTTNDLEPFRGVLGQERAVEALQFGVAMPRPGYNVFVMGEPGTGRFSFVKRYLKAEGKRLQTPADWVYVNNFDEPREPRALELPSGTAGAFIGDINGLIDNLLATFPAVFEHPSYQQKKSAIDRAFNQRYDKALDIIERLALEKDVALYRDASNIAFTPMLDGKALDEAEFAQLPEADRERFHDDISGLEERLNEELASLPQWKRESNNQLRSLNEETITLALQPLLSPLSEKYAENAAVCGYLQAMQVYLLKTVVEQLVDDSKTDAVARKLLEEQYAPSLVVGHPASGGAPVVFEPHPTYENLFGRIEYTTDQGALYTTYRQLRPGALHRANGGFLILEAEKMLSEPFVWDALKRALQSRKLKMESPLGEMGRFATVTLNPQHIPLQVKVIIIGARSLYYTLQDLDPDFQEMFRVLVDFDEDIPMVDESLEQFAQLLKTRTSEEGMAPLTADAVARLATYSARLAEHQGRLSARIGDLFQLVSEADFIRHLAGDEMTDAGHIERALKAKATRTGRVSARILDDMLAGIILIDTDGAAVGKCNGLTVLEVGDSAFGVPARISATVYPGGSGIVDIEREVNLGQPIHSKGVMILTGYLGSRYAQEFPLAISASIALEQSYGYVDGDSASLGEACTLISALSKTPLKQCFAITGSINQFGEVQAVGGVNEKIEGFFRLCEARGLTGEQGAIIPQANVATLMLDEKVLAAVRAGQFHVYAVRQADEALSLLVGEPAGEPNADGEFPEGSINARVVERLRDIAEMISEEDLKEAEKELAQEALAEAKPA
- a CDS encoding DUF3015 domain-containing protein, which encodes MKRILLGTLFTAVSINAMAQAPGGPDCGWGNMLFEGQRGTPAHFLASTTNGTSGNATFGMTSGTNGCSTNASLTYGGKSWFAMNGMMNELSEDMAKGNGEALTTYAVVLGVAPEDRAHFAAVTHEHFQQIFSKADVTAEDVHTNTLAVLKSDPRLAKYATQA